The Thermotoga caldifontis AZM44c09 genomic interval GCGTACTGCTGCATCTCCCACTGGGCGTGCGAGTCAGCACGGAGTGAGAGAAAGTTCATCAAACTCCTGGCGTTGACCGTCCAGATGAACCGGGTGTAAAGCGCCGTTGGTAGCACCATGCGCGCGATTTCTTTACGCACACCCGATTCGACCAGTTCCTGGTAAGTTTTGTATGAGAATTCGTAAACCTCCTTCATCTTCTGTATGGACTGCTCATCGAGCCTTTCCTTACCTGGAAGGTAGAACTCGTCTTCGTACTCGGTGTAACGACCGCTGAGCTCGTTGTAGGAAGCGATCCTGTGCCTCATCCACTGCCTGGCGACGAAGATGGGACATTTGATGTGGAACGTGAAGGTGACGTGTTCGAAGGGAGTTTCGTGACGATTCTTCATCAAGAATTCGATCAGGCGCCTGTCCTGTTCCTCATCGCCCGGCTGTGAAGCGTGGCAGATCCTGGCGGCCCTGACCACGGATGTATCATCACCCATGTGGTCGATCAGCTCGACAAAACCTCTGTCGAGAACCTCGATGCGCATCTTCATTCCTCCTTGTACTTCGTCACGCACGCGTAGGCGTTGTGCGCGTGGATGGATTCGAAACTCTCGACCTCGACTTTGTACCAGAAGATCCTCTCGTCGGCGTTCAGTTTCAGGGCGATCTCCCTGGCCACGTCTTCCACGAACCTGGGATTGTCGTAAGCCTTCTCCGTGATGAACTTTTCGTCAGGCCTCTTGAGTATAGTATAAATCGGGGCACTCGCCGCCTGTTCTGCGTACTCGATGAGTTCTTCGAACCAGACCAGTTTCTTCGATCTTATGTGGATCCAGACGATCGCCCTCTGGTTGTGCGCACCCCGCTCACTTATCTCCTTCGAGCACGGGCACAACGTGAGCACGGGAACGCCGACGCTGACGATGAAGTCGTACTTTTCGCGCGTCTTCTGACCTTCGATCCTGCACGTGTAGCTCAGGAAACTTTTCTGGTTTGAAACGGGAGCCTTCTTCAATATGAAATAGGGAAACTCTATCTCAACCCTGGCGGTGGAAGCCTTCAGTTTGCCCCTCAACTCCTCGAGCATCTGCCTGATCAGTTTTGGATCGATCCCGAGTCTGTATCTGTTCAGGACCTCGACGAACCTGCTCATGTGCGTGCCACGGAAATGCTCGGGAAGATCGACGTACATGTTTATCCTGGCGACGGTGTCCTGATAGCCATTGGTTTTGTCCATCACCGTGATGGGATAGGAAAGATTTCTTATACCGACTCTCTGCAGATAAACGTTCCTATCGTCCCTCTGGCTCTGCACGTCCTTCATCGTTCACTCCCCTGTAAGTGACGAAGGATTCTGCCGTTTCCCAGACAGTCACTTCGTACAGCCTCCTTTTTTCGTTCCTCAACAAAGGTTCGAGCCTGTCCCACACCCACTTAGCTATGTTCTCCGCCGTGGGCTGCGGGATGATCCTGTTCAGATAGCTGTGGTCCAGCAGGGAAAGAACGTGCTGCGTCACGATCTGCTTGAGCTCGACGAAATCGATGATCATGCCCTCTTCGTCGGGCTCACCGATCAGCGTCACGCGCAATCGGTAGGTGTGACCGTGCAGATTCTCGCACTTTCCTCTGTATCGCTCCAGGTTGTGCGCGGCATCGAACACGAAATCCCTCGAAAGCAGATACACTCCGATCACCTTCTCAAAAACAGCGTCGTGAAGAACGTTGCTCCCTGCACCAGCACGATGAGCGCCCCGGGAGGAGCATCGATCTGGAGGGACAAAAGAAGCCCAACTACAACGCTCGCTGAAGAAAGCACTGGGGCCAGCAAAAACACCTTCTTGTAATCGTTGAGAAGCGACGTGGCGGTCGCGGCCGGGATGATCAGGAACGC includes:
- the thyX gene encoding FAD-dependent thymidylate synthase, producing MRIEVLDRGFVELIDHMGDDTSVVRAARICHASQPGDEEQDRRLIEFLMKNRHETPFEHVTFTFHIKCPIFVARQWMRHRIASYNELSGRYTEYEDEFYLPGKERLDEQSIQKMKEVYEFSYKTYQELVESGVRKEIARMVLPTALYTRFIWTVNARSLMNFLSLRADSHAQWEMQQYALAVAQIFKAICPKSYDAFVRYSYRGDLLKG
- the folE2 gene encoding GTP cyclohydrolase FolE2, giving the protein MKDVQSQRDDRNVYLQRVGIRNLSYPITVMDKTNGYQDTVARINMYVDLPEHFRGTHMSRFVEVLNRYRLGIDPKLIRQMLEELRGKLKASTARVEIEFPYFILKKAPVSNQKSFLSYTCRIEGQKTREKYDFIVSVGVPVLTLCPCSKEISERGAHNQRAIVWIHIRSKKLVWFEELIEYAEQAASAPIYTILKRPDEKFITEKAYDNPRFVEDVAREIALKLNADERIFWYKVEVESFESIHAHNAYACVTKYKEE
- the queD gene encoding 6-carboxytetrahydropterin synthase QueD, which translates into the protein MYLLSRDFVFDAAHNLERYRGKCENLHGHTYRLRVTLIGEPDEEGMIIDFVELKQIVTQHVLSLLDHSYLNRIIPQPTAENIAKWVWDRLEPLLRNEKRRLYEVTVWETAESFVTYRGVNDEGRAEPEGR